The Arachis hypogaea cultivar Tifrunner chromosome 14, arahy.Tifrunner.gnm2.J5K5, whole genome shotgun sequence DNA window AGGTTTGAAGAGGAGACACCCCTATATATATTTAGCATTGAGAGAGGGTTGATGGAATATATGATGAGTTAAGACATGCATGGAACGATGTATGTGTTAGTAGCTTTTTACTTTCTTGTGATTTCCAATGCATAGAAAAATTTGGAAGAAAATAATGAAGTAGTGAAGAAGGGTTGCGCCGCCCATATCAGCAGAGACAGGGGGGCAGACCACGCGGTTTCTCTTATTTAGACAACATCGAACTGCCACTTTGTCACTTCTTTAGGTGAACATATTATATCCCTATACCCCCTATATTCCATACAAACAAttaattcttctctttctttcattTATTCAACTTCAATCCCATTACTCTTTATCTTAGATTCACAGCCTAATTTCATATTATTGTATAggaaaaattatcaaaatatatacacaaattatattgttaataaaaatatttaaaaaataataaaaataattagatatatCTTTTTTAAGAAGAgtttttgcaaatataattaaaaaaattaaatatttttatctttaaaatttaataaatttataattttttgtcgTGAGTAGCCGAacatggctaattttttttgttatgaggTTGACATGTGTGAGTTATACTGAGTTATGGAGTATTGAGAAGATATACACGGTTGTGACGgcgtttaattttttgttttagtgggaagaaatcggaccgtccaatttTACTGCAGAGAGAGAGGGACACACAAATTGGACCATCCGATTTGTGTGAAGCAGAATTTCGTGAATACTGAAATCGGACCTAAGATTTTCTGCCAATACACAAATCGGACATAGGGTTTTCAGTACCTCCAATCGGACGGTTCGATTTGTCTTGCGCAGTCCTCATACCCTGGTGAAACATCATATACCTTCGTAACTCTGCTATACACCAACCTACtctccatattaaaattaaaaaattcgcgGAACATATgtgtaaaaaacaaaaaatatttagatattgACTAATTTAAAACTATTAGAATTATGACACACAAAAAGAGTAGGCTAATTTAGAACTATTTATTAGGGTTAGGGACATTTTGTGATGTGAATAACAAGTAGATTAATTAGACGTTAATAAGAAGAgacagaaattcaaaaataagaagtCAAAGTCCATCCCCAGCAGGATCCATTGAGTTTACCTACGTGCTATGTGTCACAACTCAGAACTAATAATGTTCTTTCCAAAGTGATGTGTAAAACCTGGATATTCAGTGTAAAAAAAAGAAtatcttatttaaattaaaagtaattatatattatattagccAGAATTGATCACGCCGACTCTGGCAGCAGCAAGCACGCTGGCAGTTTTATTTTGTACTGCCATTGGCTAATGCCTATTACAATTTAAAGCAGCTTCCTGCATGTGAGACATAcattcttctattttcattttttattattcattctttttctcttttttcttttcctcattCTTATATTAGTGTGGTTATTGTTACTTTAGTATATACAGCTGCATTTAAATCAAAGAAACGGtcagaatttgtcttatttagtattaattaattgttgcaacaattaatgaatgctaaataaggcaagttatgactacttttacttgattttctttggttaccaaatatttttgtaaattaaattatGCTGGCCAAGTGGTCAACTCACTCATTGGCTTAAACTGTTGGAGGTTTGAATTCCACTCTATACATGTAGCAATTGATTGGCCTGCATTAAACCCTTAAATAAAGCTCAAATTCGTGACGGATTAATCTTTCACTTGTCGAATCGAAGAACAGCGTAAACAACCAAAAAATATACAGCTACATTTATTTATAaggataaaatactaaaatataaatataaaaacacaaaattatatttaataaataagatataaataataatattatattttaaaatactaaattaatgtattttaatttatattttaaaaatatataaacacGCAACTAAAacacaatttatattttatttttttattattattatttaattttttataattatatttttattttatatttaatttattaataaataaaatataaaaatactaatttttatatttttattttttatggtttatcttctcttcttcttctcaaaaTCAAACGCAATGTGTGTTTATATAGCTTAGAGTATAGTCGTTTTCAAGTAATAATAAAGCGTTTACTTTTGCAAAGTGAGCATACTTTTGTGTGATtatatatgcatatgatgaatgaatGATGATAGATTGTGATCTAACACACTTGGACTTGGACAAGTACGCACATACATAGCATGCATCAATAGTAATCATTCCAGACAAAAATAATCATTATAacaataccaaaaaaaatttaataataatcatTATAAAaaggtacatatatatataatgcatGTGTGACTATGTGAGCAGCATATTTCAATAAACTAAAGAAATAAAACTTTGACTCGTCACTTCCATTTTTCaaggaaaatattatttatatatttaattattgaacACTACTTAATCTCATTAGTCATAACAACAACACTTTCAGGTATCAAATTTGGTTAGATGCTTAGTTTTAGGATATTACTactctatatatttatatatattttatttatttatgatgaatGTTGTTTTAGTAATAAAGAAGAGGATATGCATGCATGGGTCACGTGAGAAGACATAAAAGAGAGGTTAATCGACAAGAAAGGACGCACACTCCCTTTTTCTATGGAGTATGTATGtatagaaaaattttcaaatgtaCCGAAAAATATGGGTGTTCTAATTGttttaactgttaattttaattaatatatgctatatatattttttataattcagattaaCGATTAAAACGACTGAAACACCGGTGTTTTCGGTATATTTGAAACTCTTCTATATGTATGTAGTGTACCTATAGCTAGGTCCGTCTATTTTTTCACTTTTCCcaccaaaattaattattaaaaattattaactatATATACCTAACAGCAAGCAATAGCAGTGTAATCTTAAGATTGTAACTTCAGAAGAAAAATATTAGGGAATTAATATTTTTAGTGAACAAAATCGGTTAGTAATTTAAtactaaattaagtacaagacaaatacaaacgaaaaatattaatttttaatatgtataaattattttttaaccatACTATGTGTATATCATAATCAATCAttatagtataaaatatatattaaaataagttaaataacaaatatatttatacataaatatataataattaattctaatagttaattttttttttaatattttttatctacttaatatgaatttcttttttatttttttcttctatgtTGGACAAACTCCCCGGGTTCTTTGGCACCAGCTTTACTGTTGCATAGCTCACAAATGATCTGACTTATGTCTAGTAGAAagttttgttattttattataatatccTAATGTTAAGTAAATTATGATGATGTTGGAATTGCATGGATGTAGCATAATAGCTGGAGGTAAATAAGGCAGAGcacaagagaagaagagagacaaGTGAGTGACAACAATGAATCTCAACAAAACATAAAAGTCAGATCATCATCACACGCGCTGCGACAGCAACAGACAAAAAAGCCACCCCTCTCAGCCCCATCAATTGCATCACTCTCTCTTACCCTTTTAagctctctttttttattttcatttcattactattttaattatgcagaTATAGTTTTGTTATTCAGaggatagaaaataaaaaataaagaaatagtgAATGAATTCCTCCAATTTATTGggagtatatattttttctattggaaaaataaaaaataaagtaattgATAGTTAAAAAATAGAGTTTGAATCTagtaaacaaaaattaataattaatcatttCTTTTTAAATAGATAAATACTTAGTAATGATTATAATAgtataaactaaaattaattattagtataaaatatatattaaaaattaattaaacaatatatatatttatacataaatacgtaataactaattttaatagccaattttaatatatacatatatataatatctttaaTTCATTACTTAATAGTTTGTCCTTAAATAATGAATAAACCACGCCTAAAGAATTAGTCATTGTATTTATGTAATCAATTTAGGTTGATCTAATAGTCAATTTATTTAactatttaaataagtatttagAGTTTAAATCTCATCTTATACATACAGTAACTAACATCAAACTTTTAAATGAAATTCAGTTCTTTATCTGTTGAAAATACAATGTTACATATTAATAAGATATATAaaaaagggtaaagtactaaattggtccctatgtttgggcgtaattctgtttttgtccttaagatttaaagtgttctatttgaatccaaaaaagtttcatttagtatCAATTTAGTCCCATAGTGAGGTCAAAAacggaatgtcctacataacaacagtacaagaacaaaatcgataatctggagaacaagtacaaactctagaggcacaaaatcaaccgttgatgcatcaatatatttatttatcattctctttagttctataaaaaatattttatttacattataagaaaaataataaataaatatattaatgcatccacggttgattttgtgcctctagagtTTGTACTTTTCTTCAGATTATcaattttgttcttgtactgttattatgtaggacattttgttaattatttaactttgacctcattgtggaactaaattgatgctaaatgaaacttttttgaattcaaatagaatactttaaaccttaaggactaaAATAGAATTACGTCCAAACATAGAggatcaatttaatactttaccctataACAAAATagctaataaattataatttaaatgacataatCTTTCCATCCTCACCTAAAATTTTCGTATCCAAGTCTCTCACTCCAAACTTTAGAAAAAAGTAACATTATTCCACGTAGGCAGAAGAGTTTCCTTATATAAATGATGTCATTGGCTTCACGATTTGTCACAGCACAAGAACACTACTCATCAAGAATCTGAAAAACACAGAGAGCTATAGTTTGATAATGCAGTACCAACAATCATCGTCATGGAGCTACTACATGAGCATGAGAAGTAACCGTCACCGTGTGGCGGAGGAGGAGATGACGATGGAGAGGGTGGGGAGGCTGGCGTCAGAGAGCGCGGTGGTGATCTTCACCATAAGCAGCTGCTGCATGTGCCATGCAATGAAAACTCTCTTCTGCGGCATGGGAGTCAACCCTATGGTCCACGACCTTGACCTTCTCCCCAACGGCAAACAAATCGAGCGTGCTTTGATGTCTCTTCTCGGAATCAGTGGCGGCGCCGTCGTCCCTGTTGTGTTCATTGGCGGCAAGCTTGTTGGGTCCATGGATCGGGTCTTGGCTTTTCACATCAATGGCACTCTTGTTCCTCTTCTCAAACAAGCTGGTGCCTTGTggctttaattattaataattaatcatctttcattaatttaatttccttattattattatgctttGATTTTGTTTTGTAGTTTAATTTGCCTTAGCCTTGTATAAACatgcaaaaaaaattaatgtatgcGAAACTTGGAAATCAAAATTAATGAGCTTTTATTTAACAATTACTGAAACTAactctttctttattttattttctattcataCATTGcttgctattttaatttcatgGATGCAAGAATGAAAGGTTTAATTATAGTTTGGTTTAATTTCAAGCAATTTGAATAAAGAATAATTTCTTTTGCATATACATAATTTATATATTTGGAACAGTTTTATTAAATGGACATATACGGATAAAATTgcaccaatatttttttttttttaccaaagatatgagactcgaacccgcaacctcttaattgagtatggggagactatgtcatttgagttattacTCATTGGCTAAAATTGCACCAATATTGAAAGTTAGTTTTGTTCATATCATATTGAAACTATATTTCTCTATGTATccaagaaagggaaaaaaaaactgTAAATCTGTAATATATATAGATGTGTTATTTATGAATCCAATGGACTTGTATAAAACATAAATGATGAAAtgcattaccaaaaaaaaaaaaacttgatgaATGTGTACTTAAAATCACTAGTTAGTTCATGATAAATTAAATGTTTCTTCAATTCTCATATTttgtgatataatatatatatgtgCAACCAACATTATTTAGAGAAACTCAGGGTCAGAGATTAGGTTTCATATATACTATAAGAACAAGCTTCGTTTACtcactttttaatttgaatatggaagTAAAAGTGGTGTTGGACTGGAGAATACAGGTGCTTTACAGCCATGTGGTATCAGTGAAACAGAATTCGGACCATGCGAGTTCTCCATCAATAAAGCGGACGGTCCAAATTGCGTTTGATATtctatttcataaaaaaattgacaACAACAAACAACTCGGAGGGTCCGTTTTCTAGCTTCCGAAATTCATATTTGTCCAACCACAAGTCATGCGATTTgtgtattctaaatttttttcaactttttagtactcccataattttaaaaaataccaaaaattatcATGTTAAAGTATATTATTCATTTTGCTtccatataaaaaatttttagcctcatttactcat harbors:
- the LOC112794508 gene encoding putative glutaredoxin-C14, coding for MQYQQSSSWSYYMSMRSNRHRVAEEEMTMERVGRLASESAVVIFTISSCCMCHAMKTLFCGMGVNPMVHDLDLLPNGKQIERALMSLLGISGGAVVPVVFIGGKLVGSMDRVLAFHINGTLVPLLKQAGALWL